A window of the Xiashengella succiniciproducens genome harbors these coding sequences:
- a CDS encoding DegT/DnrJ/EryC1/StrS family aminotransferase, protein MKIPLTDLYRQYQSIKSEIDAAIENVIRDSAFIKGSYVSSFEENFARTIGVSKALGLGNGTDALFIALKALGVKEGDEVITAANSFIASSEAISLCGAKPVFADCDDYYVIDPADLARKVTKATKAIIPVHLYGQSADMNEIMKIAKENGLKVVEDTAQAVLAEYKGKMCGSFGDCATFSFYPGKNLGAYGDGGALVSNNTDLYNWVVMFANHGRVDKYDHRFEGINSRLDGIQAAILDVKLKHLARWTEQRRQVAAWYNERLSDLNDIILPKEREGAKHVYHIFPIRTEAALRDKLLDYLKGEGIGALVHYPIALPNLTAYKYLGYKESDYPNASKYSKELISLPIFPELKEDEVDYVAEKIKAFFKSL, encoded by the coding sequence ATGAAAATTCCATTGACAGACCTTTACAGGCAATATCAAAGCATAAAGAGTGAGATAGACGCAGCTATTGAAAATGTTATCCGGGATAGCGCCTTTATAAAGGGCTCCTATGTAAGTAGTTTTGAGGAGAATTTTGCACGCACAATAGGTGTTAGCAAGGCCCTTGGTCTGGGTAACGGAACTGATGCTTTGTTTATAGCTCTTAAGGCTCTCGGGGTTAAAGAAGGTGATGAAGTAATCACTGCAGCAAATTCATTTATAGCATCTTCAGAAGCGATTTCACTTTGTGGAGCCAAACCTGTCTTTGCCGACTGTGATGATTACTATGTAATAGACCCGGCTGACCTTGCACGAAAGGTAACAAAAGCAACTAAGGCAATTATTCCGGTTCATCTCTACGGCCAATCAGCCGATATGAATGAGATAATGAAGATAGCCAAAGAGAATGGGCTAAAGGTTGTCGAAGACACAGCTCAGGCTGTCTTGGCTGAATACAAAGGGAAAATGTGCGGAAGCTTTGGCGACTGCGCCACCTTCAGCTTTTACCCGGGCAAAAACCTTGGTGCCTATGGCGACGGAGGTGCACTTGTAAGCAACAACACAGACCTTTACAACTGGGTTGTAATGTTTGCTAACCATGGAAGAGTTGATAAATATGATCACAGATTTGAAGGTATAAACAGCAGACTTGATGGCATTCAAGCTGCAATACTTGATGTAAAACTTAAGCACCTTGCGCGGTGGACAGAACAAAGAAGGCAGGTTGCTGCCTGGTACAACGAAAGATTGTCTGATCTAAATGATATTATACTGCCAAAGGAAAGGGAGGGAGCCAAACACGTTTATCACATCTTTCCAATTAGAACTGAAGCAGCCTTGCGTGACAAACTGCTTGATTATTTAAAGGGGGAAGGTATTGGCGCATTGGTGCACTATCCGATAGCATTACCAAATCTAACTGCATACAAGTACCTGGGTTATAAAGAATCTGATTATCCCAATGCAAGTAAATATTCAAAAGAGCTGATCTCTCTTCCTATCTTCCCGGAACTTAAGGAGGATGAGGTAGACTATGTTGCCGAAAAGATAAAAGCTTTCTTTAAGTCACTTTAG
- a CDS encoding glycosyltransferase, producing MRFLKVSTYYRDFLADYYTRDPNVVNQSYDDQYSHLMGQCFAWSDNYGRLLSKKGFDTMEIVANAQPLQKKWAEEAGLPVNLSLTDILLKQIELFKPEIIYFQDSVSYNGDFVKRLKEKIPSLKLCIGNICAPFTTVQLESFKVFDYFTVCSPFFQKNLAQYGIESVIIPHAFDQRVLQHLNENNNYQESKLAFIGSIITDEGFHDLRKQVLHQLISNDIPFTFYGNLPDRSKVALVKKQASYLAAKTFDSIGLTGLTDRFPLIKKGRNHSSLPKAPSIAPELYRIALAPVFGLEMFKALSRSMIGFNIHIDCAGDYAANMRLFETTGVGTCLLTDKKSNLSELFKDGEEVITYSSVDDCLDKIKWLLDNPIECRRIALNGQQRTLKDHNFENRVEHFFKELIKRL from the coding sequence ATGCGCTTCCTTAAAGTCTCAACATATTACCGTGACTTTTTAGCTGACTATTACACGCGTGACCCAAATGTAGTCAACCAGTCCTATGATGATCAATACAGTCATCTAATGGGACAGTGTTTTGCGTGGTCTGACAACTATGGGCGTCTGCTCAGCAAAAAAGGATTTGACACAATGGAAATTGTTGCAAATGCCCAACCCCTTCAAAAAAAATGGGCAGAGGAAGCAGGACTTCCGGTAAACCTTTCATTGACAGATATCCTGTTAAAACAGATTGAGCTTTTCAAACCTGAGATAATATATTTTCAGGACAGTGTATCTTACAATGGTGACTTTGTCAAAAGATTAAAAGAAAAGATCCCTTCATTAAAACTATGCATAGGAAATATCTGCGCTCCTTTTACCACAGTACAACTGGAATCATTTAAAGTATTTGATTACTTTACCGTATGTTCCCCTTTCTTTCAAAAGAATCTAGCGCAATATGGAATTGAAAGTGTAATAATCCCTCATGCCTTTGACCAAAGGGTATTGCAACATTTGAACGAGAACAACAACTACCAGGAAAGTAAACTGGCCTTTATTGGTTCTATTATTACTGATGAGGGCTTTCATGATCTGCGAAAACAGGTGCTTCATCAGCTTATTAGCAACGATATCCCCTTTACTTTTTATGGAAATCTGCCGGATAGAAGCAAAGTAGCCCTGGTTAAAAAACAGGCATCTTATTTGGCCGCAAAAACATTTGACTCTATAGGACTAACAGGGCTTACAGATCGCTTCCCTTTAATAAAAAAAGGGCGCAATCACAGTTCACTGCCCAAAGCCCCATCTATTGCTCCTGAACTATACAGAATAGCCTTAGCTCCGGTCTTCGGACTTGAAATGTTTAAAGCCCTGTCCAGGTCAATGATTGGATTCAACATACATATCGATTGTGCAGGTGATTATGCTGCAAATATGCGCTTGTTTGAAACTACAGGAGTTGGAACCTGCCTACTTACTGATAAGAAATCCAATCTTTCAGAGCTATTTAAAGACGGAGAAGAAGTTATTACCTATAGCTCTGTAGATGATTGTCTGGATAAAATAAAATGGCTCCTTGATAACCCCATAGAATGCAGACGTATAGCTCTTAATGGCCAGCAAAGGACTTTAAAAGACCATAACTTCGAAAACAGGGTTGAACACTTTTTTAAGGAATTGATAAAACGCCTTTAG
- a CDS encoding polysaccharide deacetylase family protein produces MLSERLNTNRIAYVLFHLSQHFECDSDLRLCFFDSDNPTSRSFYYLAIDGKLVELPVMSSDPCIYFPLTANKADYVTRVEHKGRNIPVLFPLHEDICIYEFDENSNLIFRHDLLKAAFLILSGYQETLGDETDVHGRYRYEDSLQKQLNITTIPVVNYYFDLIVEGLSGFCQKHGIGFRRKRLFENFGFLLSHDVDRIAFYHPREVAFKLKQLLGMAPLYYSKSDTLKLFFKGILYNINPLHGEDPWWNFGMMTELEKKLGLRSSFYFLEKNNGHFDSRYTFRTARIRRLINRLNEEGFETGLHGSYNSAFSKEALCEELNSFTNNTGIKPVGIRQHFLRLRYPDTLLYQEELGFEYDTSLAFAEHEGFRNGYCYPFRPYDFDKDRMAMIWEFPLMLMEVSILGEGYRNLPYTEIGNCAMTLIDEVRKFGGFFSMLWHNCRLDESLYPGITNYYRTLLEDIIKLQPEALTGKDLLNIIKEE; encoded by the coding sequence ATGCTAAGTGAGCGTCTGAATACGAATAGAATAGCCTATGTGCTATTTCACCTGAGTCAGCATTTTGAGTGTGATTCTGATCTAAGGCTATGCTTTTTTGATTCTGATAATCCCACAAGTCGGAGCTTCTATTACTTGGCCATCGATGGAAAACTTGTTGAGTTGCCTGTTATGTCATCTGACCCTTGCATCTACTTTCCCTTAACTGCTAATAAGGCTGACTATGTGACAAGAGTAGAACATAAAGGTAGAAACATCCCTGTTTTATTTCCTTTGCATGAGGACATATGCATATATGAGTTTGATGAAAACTCAAACCTGATTTTCAGACATGATCTGCTAAAAGCTGCTTTTCTGATTCTTTCAGGATACCAGGAGACTCTGGGAGATGAGACAGATGTTCACGGCAGATATAGATATGAAGATTCATTGCAGAAACAGCTGAATATTACCACTATTCCTGTTGTTAATTATTATTTTGATTTAATTGTTGAAGGACTATCTGGGTTTTGTCAGAAGCATGGAATAGGATTTCGCAGGAAAAGGCTTTTTGAGAATTTTGGTTTTCTATTAAGTCACGATGTTGACCGCATAGCATTTTATCATCCGCGGGAGGTGGCATTCAAACTGAAACAACTATTAGGAATGGCTCCCTTATATTATAGTAAGTCAGATACATTAAAGTTGTTTTTTAAAGGGATACTTTATAATATAAACCCTCTGCATGGAGAGGATCCGTGGTGGAATTTTGGTATGATGACTGAGCTTGAAAAGAAATTGGGGCTAAGGTCTTCCTTTTATTTTCTTGAAAAGAACAATGGACACTTTGATTCTCGCTATACTTTCAGAACTGCACGCATCAGGAGACTTATCAATAGATTGAATGAAGAGGGATTTGAAACTGGCCTGCATGGATCCTACAATAGTGCTTTTAGCAAGGAAGCATTATGTGAGGAGTTGAATAGCTTTACCAATAATACTGGAATCAAACCTGTGGGAATCAGACAACACTTTTTGAGATTGCGTTACCCCGACACTTTACTTTACCAGGAAGAATTGGGTTTTGAGTATGATACTTCCCTTGCTTTTGCTGAGCATGAAGGTTTTCGTAATGGTTACTGTTACCCCTTCAGGCCATACGATTTTGATAAGGATAGGATGGCTATGATTTGGGAGTTTCCCCTAATGCTTATGGAAGTTTCAATACTTGGTGAAGGCTATAGGAATTTGCCCTATACTGAGATTGGAAATTGTGCCATGACCCTGATTGATGAGGTTAGGAAGTTTGGTGGTTTTTTCAGCATGCTGTGGCATAATTGCAGACTAGATGAGTCCTTATATCCTGGAATAACCAACTACTATAGAACTCTTTTAGAGGATATAATTAAACTACAACCTGAAGCATTAACAGGGAAGGACCTGTTAAATATAATAAAGGAGGAGTAA
- a CDS encoding lipopolysaccharide biosynthesis protein, with translation MGKIKSAARNTFFYSLSNMLGKLSGLILLPLYTVYLSVDMFGLYSLFEISYQVIVAFTGMGIRTAMSRWYWDKGMEGRQKELFYSACLFNAVVNIATMTVLYLGFDLLAKYYFQAPVSQELRIVFVVGTLLRLFSEMPMLLLRVTHKAFLHTVHQFIQLVVFVGMTAYFLAYRNLEIYGIFLAYLISYGLNFVLLIPYMFRNFRYTYLKAEVKDMLAFGMPLAGANIVNMILNLSDRVIINFFGTLKSVGNYSLAHKIANVIDLMIVSAFMKAYTHLYYKGMNDEDSSIFFTKILHYLMILLAFVSMCFVVLTDYLALLFSWGDYRSSLALVPVLTLSVMFSGLRSVMTLPLSKVKKTKIISMISLSAGIINIIGNIALVPFVGAMGAAIATLFTQFVTSVWMYKQACKYDPETNFGGRTLTVIIGSSLLYSIVAILIKDVPGILRYASDAFLILSWPILLYTIKIIDKKEILILRGFIRKWRDPSQWKENLAQELKEID, from the coding sequence ATGGGCAAGATAAAATCGGCAGCCAGAAACACTTTCTTCTATAGTCTTTCCAATATGCTGGGAAAGCTGTCGGGGTTGATATTGCTGCCACTGTATACTGTCTATCTCTCAGTTGACATGTTCGGTCTCTATTCCCTTTTTGAAATAAGCTATCAGGTCATTGTGGCCTTTACAGGGATGGGGATCAGAACTGCAATGTCGCGCTGGTATTGGGATAAGGGCATGGAAGGAAGGCAGAAGGAGTTATTTTACTCAGCCTGCCTTTTTAATGCTGTGGTCAATATTGCTACAATGACAGTGCTTTACCTGGGTTTTGATCTTCTTGCAAAGTATTACTTTCAGGCCCCGGTATCACAGGAGCTGAGGATAGTCTTTGTTGTAGGCACCCTGTTAAGACTTTTCTCAGAGATGCCTATGCTGCTGTTGCGTGTTACCCACAAGGCATTTCTGCATACGGTTCATCAGTTTATCCAACTTGTTGTATTTGTTGGCATGACTGCCTACTTCCTGGCTTATAGGAATTTGGAGATCTATGGTATTTTCCTTGCCTATCTGATTTCTTATGGACTGAACTTTGTCCTGCTAATCCCCTATATGTTCAGGAACTTCAGGTACACTTACCTGAAGGCTGAAGTAAAGGATATGCTTGCCTTTGGTATGCCGCTGGCAGGAGCCAATATTGTCAATATGATTCTCAACCTTAGCGACAGGGTGATTATCAATTTCTTCGGGACACTCAAAAGTGTAGGTAACTACTCCCTTGCACATAAAATAGCAAATGTGATAGACCTGATGATAGTCAGTGCTTTTATGAAGGCTTATACCCACTTGTATTACAAAGGGATGAATGATGAGGATAGCAGTATTTTCTTTACTAAGATCCTTCATTATCTTATGATTCTCCTGGCCTTTGTAAGTATGTGCTTTGTGGTACTTACGGACTACCTGGCCTTGCTGTTTTCCTGGGGTGATTATCGTAGCAGTTTGGCTCTGGTCCCGGTATTGACACTTAGTGTAATGTTTAGTGGATTGCGATCAGTAATGACCCTGCCGCTTTCGAAGGTCAAGAAGACGAAGATTATCTCGATGATTTCCCTGTCAGCCGGAATTATAAATATTATCGGAAATATTGCCCTTGTTCCCTTTGTCGGCGCAATGGGTGCTGCTATTGCAACTCTGTTCACACAATTTGTTACCTCTGTATGGATGTATAAACAGGCTTGTAAATATGACCCTGAGACAAATTTTGGTGGTCGTACACTTACGGTCATTATTGGCAGTTCACTGCTTTACTCCATAGTTGCAATCCTAATAAAAGATGTTCCCGGCATACTGAGGTATGCCTCGGATGCTTTCCTGATACTTTCATGGCCGATCCTGCTCTATACCATAAAGATTATTGACAAGAAGGAAATTCTTATTCTTCGGGGTTTTATTAGGAAATGGAGAGATCCATCCCAGTGGAAGGAGAATCTGGCTCAAGAACTAAAAGAAATAGATTAA
- a CDS encoding cell division protein FtsX, with the protein MSHSAARRKLRSSYATTIISISLVLFLLGIIGFLYMNATRLSVYVKENLGFTVLINDNAREAEVIRLQKILSAAPYVRVAEYITKDQAADALKEELGEDFVDFLGYNPLLASIEVKLEADWANPDSMAVIEAQLNGLPQVKDVYYQKNLLDAIHENMKRIAFVLGVFSMLLLFIAVALINNTIRLSVYSRRFIINTMQLVGATRGFIRKPFLLKSVLHGLAGATLAIVLLSMFIYLLSNEINGVLGFSNTLMISLLFLMVIILGIIITWMSTFFAVNKYLRLKTDQLYY; encoded by the coding sequence ATGAGTCACAGCGCTGCCAGGAGGAAGCTCAGGAGTTCTTACGCAACTACAATAATCAGTATTTCCTTGGTGCTTTTTCTGCTTGGAATAATTGGTTTTCTATACATGAATGCCACAAGGCTTTCGGTATATGTAAAAGAGAACCTTGGATTTACCGTGCTTATCAACGATAATGCCCGGGAAGCTGAAGTGATTCGGCTTCAGAAAATACTTAGTGCCGCACCCTATGTCAGGGTAGCGGAGTATATCACAAAGGACCAGGCAGCTGATGCGCTGAAGGAGGAGTTGGGTGAGGATTTTGTAGATTTCCTTGGTTATAACCCACTACTTGCATCAATTGAGGTTAAACTTGAAGCAGACTGGGCCAATCCCGATAGCATGGCAGTAATAGAAGCACAACTAAATGGACTGCCCCAGGTCAAGGACGTCTACTATCAGAAGAACCTATTGGATGCCATCCACGAAAATATGAAGCGCATAGCCTTTGTACTGGGAGTTTTCAGCATGCTTTTGCTTTTTATTGCAGTTGCCTTGATCAACAATACCATACGCCTTTCTGTATATTCAAGGCGTTTTATTATAAATACCATGCAGTTGGTTGGTGCTACTAGAGGCTTTATCAGAAAACCCTTCCTGCTCAAGAGCGTATTGCACGGACTTGCAGGTGCCACCCTGGCTATAGTACTCTTGTCGATGTTTATCTACCTTCTCAGCAATGAGATAAACGGGGTGCTCGGTTTTTCCAACACACTGATGATCAGTCTTTTGTTTCTTATGGTAATAATCCTGGGAATCATTATTACCTGGATGTCGACCTTCTTTGCCGTCAACAAGTATTTGAGGCTCAAGACCGACCAGCTTTACTACTGA
- a CDS encoding DUF3098 domain-containing protein: MSKTTKQPSSVKTGSGSVSGKKFEMALHKENYILLAVAFVIVVIGFLLMTGASNNDPEVFNEEIYGFRRRTLAPMVALFGFIFAIYAIMKKPSVDKK; this comes from the coding sequence ATGTCTAAGACTACTAAGCAGCCTTCGTCCGTGAAAACCGGATCAGGCAGTGTTTCAGGAAAGAAATTTGAAATGGCATTGCACAAGGAAAACTATATACTTCTGGCAGTTGCCTTTGTTATTGTAGTGATTGGTTTCCTTCTGATGACAGGGGCCTCCAATAATGACCCTGAAGTTTTCAACGAAGAAATTTATGGCTTCAGACGTCGGACCCTGGCGCCCATGGTAGCTTTATTTGGTTTTATCTTCGCCATTTACGCAATAATGAAGAAACCAAGCGTAGATAAAAAGTAA